The region AAGCGGGAAAAATCGTCAGGTTCGCTCAAAATGCCAGGTCCGGGACGCCAGTTTAGTATTTCCGCAGCCAATGAAATGTCAGCCTCTGTATCGAATACATCGTCGCCTGATTTTTCGCGTGCGCCTATGTCCAAAAGATCATCGTCTGCACTACAGATCTCCCAAACCTTTCGGGCAACATCCCGCAAAGCAACGCCTTGCCCGCCGGCGATATTTATAATGCGTCCAATGGCGTTTTCGGCTGTAATTGACTGCACTATTGCGGCCGCGACATCCTCAACAAATATAAAATCTCGCTTTTGAAGACCGTCGGACATCTTAAAGTGCTTGTTGAGTAATCCGCATGTAACTAACTGTGGAAAAAACATCTTATGCGGCTGACCAAGACCATATGCTGTGAACACTCGAAGTATCGTAACCGGAAAACCGTTCGCGGCGTGCAGGTCAAGAGCGAACTGATTGGCCTTTGCTTTCGAGACCGCGTAATGAGAAATTGGCTTTCCCGGCATGTCTTCGCAAAAAGGCGTTGGCTGATCGCCATATTCAGCGGCCGTGCCGAGCAGTATGACTCGTGTAACCCCTGTTTTTTCAATAGCTTTCAGGAGATTGACGGTGCCCTTAAAGTTTACTTCATCGTATATGCTGCCAGTCGGGTCGGCATTTCCTGTAACGCCGGCGAGATGTAGGACAATTTTCGGCTTATAACTCTGGACAAGGTCATTTACCTGCTCGACATGCGTCAGATCAACGTTAACTGCATTTGGGGTGGTCTCATTAAATGTTGTGACTAATGGATCAAGTCCATCCGACGAAAGCAGATCGACAACATAACGCCCGATAAATCCGGTGCCTCCAGTTACGAGTATTCGCGTGTTAGCCGGATTCGACATTTGTTTTTATGATTTTTGAGCGAAAAAGCGCTGATACCAGCCGATCGTGAGTTTCAGCCCGTCGTCGAGAGTAAATTCAGGTTTCCACCCTAGAATTTTACGGGCCTTTTCGGCGTTCAGGTATTGATGCTGTATCTCATTTCCAGCCTGGTTTAGTATTGTCGGCTTCAGATCATCGCGGCCCATCAAGTTCAGTATCTGATGCGTTAGATCAAGCACATTTATTTGTATCTCGTTGCTGAAGTTGAACGCCTCGCCGCAAATATCAGGATTTTCCTCCATTTTTTCCGCCAGCATCATATATGCAAGTGCAGCGTCCTCGACATAAAAATAATCGCGGATGTAAGTGCCGTCACTGCGAATGATTGGTGATTCATTACGAACTGCCGACCGTATCGTGCCCGGAATTAATCTGTTCCAATTGAGATCGCCGCCGCCAAAAAGATTTCCGCATCGCGTGATGCATACGGGCAGATCGAATGTGTGAGCGTAACTTTGCGAGATCAGGTCTGCACAGGATTTGCTGACGTCGTAAGGATGTTTCCCTTGCAGTGGAGCGTCCTCGCGATATGGAAGCTCGTCATGTGAGCCATAGGCTTTGTCGGATGATGCGACAATGACTTGTTTAATTAACTCCGATCGGCGAGCAGCTTCGAGAAGGCACCAAGTTCCGCGGATGTTCGATTCAAACGTCGAGATCGGACTTCGATTTGCCGTGCCGACAATAGTCTGAGCGGCGGCGTGGAAAACAGTTTCGATCTCGTATTCATTGAAAATGCGTTCTAAAAGTTCCTGGTCAGTAAGGTCACCGCGTATCACGGTCGCGCCGGACACAGCGTTATTTTGAAACAGCTCAGATTCAGGAACCCAATCGCGTATCAACACCACAACATCGGCGCCGACAGACACCAGTTTAGCCGTCAACCAACTTCCCAAAAGGCCCGTCGCTCCTGTCACAAAGACGCGACGGTCAAGCCAGAATTTCGGATTCAGATCCATAACTTAATCCCACATTTTCCACTCGGCGGTGCCGTTATCCCACATCTCCTCGAGCATTTTCCATTCGCGGTAGGTATCCATCGGCTGCCAAAAACCTGTATGAGCGAACATCATCAGTTCACCATCGAGAGCTGCCTGCTGTAACGGTTCACGTTCGAGCGTGAGGTTGTCATCGTCCGACAAATAACGGTCGATGAATTCCGGCTCCATTACAAAAAAGCCGCCGTTGATAAAGCTCTCTGTGACCTGTGGCTTTTCTGCAAACGTTACAACTTTATCGCCGTCGAGCATCAGTTCGCCAAACCTGCTTGGAGGCCGCACGCCGGTGACAGTCGCAAGTTTGCCATGAGTTTTGTGAAACTCTAGTAGTGTGGCAATGTCGATACTTCCTAGTCCGTCGCCGTAAGTCAAACAAAAGGCTTCGTTTCCCAATTGTTCCCGAACGCGAAAAACACGGGCGCCGGTCATCGCATTTTCTCCGGTTTCAATCAGCGAAACTTCCCATTCACTATTACCATGCCGGCTAAAGTGATCTTTGATGACCTCGCCCTTATAACCTAGACACAAGACAAATTGATTCAAGCCAAAATGGGCATAGGTCTTCATTATATGCCAAATGATCGGCTTGCCGCCGATCTCGACCATCGGCTTTGGAATTGTTTCTGTCTGCTCACGCAGACGAGTTCCCTGTCCGCCGCATAGAATGACAACCTTCATAAAATGAATACTAATGCACGATTTTACATTGCTAGCGGTTTGTTTGCCACACGTCGTCGTACAGTTTCAGCGTTCGCTCGGCTGTAGTTTGAGCATTGAATTTATCAAATGCAGTTTTTTTCGCTGCTGCACCGAGACTATCCCTATGCAGTGGATCGTCTAGCAGTGAGGCGATTGCTTTGCTTAGTTGAATCGAATCGCGCGGAGGAACTAACACGCCCGTTTGGCCGTCAAGGATTGCTTCGGGTATGGCGTTGACGTTTGTGGTGATGCATGGCAGTCCTAGTGCCATTGCCTCGATCAGGGCGATTGGCAATCCTTCTTGCAAACTCGCAAGAATGAAAATGTCCGCACTGCTCAGCAGTGTCAACATGTCTTCGCGTGTTTGGCCGATCTCTTCCGAGTCAATTAATCGAAATGAGCTGCCGAGTCCGTAAGACTCTACCTTCTTCAAAGTCTCGGCGTCAGGAAGCGTTGTCGACAGCCACACAAAAACAAATTCTCTCCCGGCGTCTTTGAGTTGTTTTAGACTTTCCAGTAAAACCCAGCAGCCCTTACGTTCGATGAACTGTCCTACCGTCATTAGTATCGTTTTATTTTCAGGCAGTCCGTATCGTTTCAATATCTCAGTTTTTGCAGGAAGAATGTTTATAACGTTGGTTATCTCAACAGGATCAATGCCGGAATAAGTGACGTCAACCTGCGCGAATTTTTGCGAACCGATGTACGGTTGTAAACTACCTTTTGCCTCTTGATTTGAAGCAAGCAGATGAAAGCTTGAGAACCGGCTAATGACTTTTCCTTTTATCTGCCAACGCAATTTTCGCCAGCCCGTGTAAAGCGGCAGGCCGGTATG is a window of Chloracidobacterium sp. DNA encoding:
- a CDS encoding GDP-mannose 4,6-dehydratase, which translates into the protein MDLNPKFWLDRRVFVTGATGLLGSWLTAKLVSVGADVVVLIRDWVPESELFQNNAVSGATVIRGDLTDQELLERIFNEYEIETVFHAAAQTIVGTANRSPISTFESNIRGTWCLLEAARRSELIKQVIVASSDKAYGSHDELPYREDAPLQGKHPYDVSKSCADLISQSYAHTFDLPVCITRCGNLFGGGDLNWNRLIPGTIRSAVRNESPIIRSDGTYIRDYFYVEDAALAYMMLAEKMEENPDICGEAFNFSNEIQINVLDLTHQILNLMGRDDLKPTILNQAGNEIQHQYLNAEKARKILGWKPEFTLDDGLKLTIGWYQRFFAQKS
- a CDS encoding NAD(P)-dependent oxidoreductase, whose product is MSNPANTRILVTGGTGFIGRYVVDLLSSDGLDPLVTTFNETTPNAVNVDLTHVEQVNDLVQSYKPKIVLHLAGVTGNADPTGSIYDEVNFKGTVNLLKAIEKTGVTRVILLGTAAEYGDQPTPFCEDMPGKPISHYAVSKAKANQFALDLHAANGFPVTILRVFTAYGLGQPHKMFFPQLVTCGLLNKHFKMSDGLQKRDFIFVEDVAAAIVQSITAENAIGRIINIAGGQGVALRDVARKVWEICSADDDLLDIGAREKSGDDVFDTEADISLAAEILNWRPGPGILSEPDDFSRLKETIRKMKHEITTSADR
- a CDS encoding glycosyltransferase family 4 protein, whose amino-acid sequence is MRQIIYVWNYREWGGAQIYFLSLMKQAKKSYHVTALIPANSEPKILQYLNSLQISIEFLQNSSLPDSKYGLLGRLANRITIHRSESQMVRNILARPNIADAIFHIDLGFWQSFFSLFRLCRKTNVFMTIHTGLPLYTGWRKLRWQIKGKVISRFSSFHLLASNQEAKGSLQPYIGSQKFAQVDVTYSGIDPVEITNVINILPAKTEILKRYGLPENKTILMTVGQFIERKGCWVLLESLKQLKDAGREFVFVWLSTTLPDAETLKKVESYGLGSSFRLIDSEEIGQTREDMLTLLSSADIFILASLQEGLPIALIEAMALGLPCITTNVNAIPEAILDGQTGVLVPPRDSIQLSKAIASLLDDPLHRDSLGAAAKKTAFDKFNAQTTAERTLKLYDDVWQTNR
- a CDS encoding glucose-1-phosphate cytidylyltransferase, which encodes MKVVILCGGQGTRLREQTETIPKPMVEIGGKPIIWHIMKTYAHFGLNQFVLCLGYKGEVIKDHFSRHGNSEWEVSLIETGENAMTGARVFRVREQLGNEAFCLTYGDGLGSIDIATLLEFHKTHGKLATVTGVRPPSRFGELMLDGDKVVTFAEKPQVTESFINGGFFVMEPEFIDRYLSDDDNLTLEREPLQQAALDGELMMFAHTGFWQPMDTYREWKMLEEMWDNGTAEWKMWD